The Nitrospiria bacterium DNA window GCTTTTTATAGACGACGCCGTCGCATCGATAAAACGGTTCGTGGAAACCCGACAGAGCGGCACCTTTAACGTCGCCACGGGACAATCTTTCAGCGTTCTTCAAATCGCATCCCAAATCATGAAACAATTCGCAATCGATGAACCGCCCCGTTTTCTCGCAAGACAAAAGGACAAAGTCGACTTCGTGTTTGATACGAGCCGGCTGAATAACGATTTTGGGTTTAGAACAACGTTCGATCTTGAAAAAGGGCTGCAGAAAACCGCCCAATGGTTGAAGCATGAGCATGGAGTCTGATCTCGACAGGATCTATTTGGACTACACCGAGGAAACCGGATTTGAAAGGGTGCTGATCGATTACAAGTTTCAAGAGATCGCGAAGCACGTTCAGGGCCGGCGCGCGCTCGACCTCGGCTGCGGAATCGGTTTGCTGACGGAAAGACTCGGGGAAGTCTTTCATGACGTCATCGGCGTGGACGGTTCGCAGAAGAAAATTCACGCCGCCATGACGAAAAACCCTTCAAAGAACGTCAAATACGTATGTTCCTTGTTTGATGATTTTATTCCGCAGGGACATTTTGACACCATCACCGCCGCCAACGTGCTCGAGCATGTCGACGATCCGAAACAGTTTCTAGGAACGGTGGCGGGATGGCTCGCGGACGAGGGCGTATTGATCGTCACCGTGCCCAACGCAACGGGATTCCACAAAAAACTGGGAATGAAAATGGGCCTCGTGAACGATCTCTACGCGTTGACGGCGGAAGACCTGAAGAAGGGACACAGGAGAATTTACGACACGGAACGTTTGAGAGAGGAGTTCAGGGAGACCCCGTTAAAATTGAAATCGATCGACGGGATCTTTTTCAAACCCCTCTCCCATAAGCAGATGGAACGGGTCGACAGCGGGCTCTATCCTCTCCTGTACGGCATCGGAAGGAGCAGGCCTCATGACTGCTCGAGCCTCATCGCCGTCGCGGAGAAATAAATGGTGATCGCCATCGATCTGGACGGAACGCTTTTGGATGTCAAACATAAATATCACGCCGTTTATAGTTGTATCGTGAAGGAACACGGGGCGGTTCCTCTCGACTTGGACGTTTTTTGGGGAATGAAGAGAAATGGCGTCCCAAACAAAAAGATGCTGTCCGAAAGCCGCTGTTCCCTGGATTGGAACATCTATAGAGAGCGATTTGCGGAGCGCATCGAAGCCCCCGTGTATTTAAACCTGGATCGTTTGATGACGGGGACGGATGAATTTCTGGAGTGGATCGCCCATCCGGCCGAACCGGTGCTGGTTACGCTTCGAAAGAATGCCAAAACCCTTTCGGAACAACTAGAGCGGCTCCGTATAAACCGCTATTTCAAGAAAATAATCTGCGATACGACGGAGGGCATTGAACCGGCATGGCGGAAGAAGGAGTACCTATTCAAGACGAACCTGGAAGGCCAAAACGGAATCGTGATCGGAGACAGCGAGGCGGACATCAAAGCCGGAAGAAGCGTCGGCTTTGAAACCATGGCCCTCTCATCCGGCATACGGGCCGAGGAGATGCTCGCTCCGTACCATCCCGACCATCTATTTCCAGATATAAGGTCTTTGCTGTCCCATTTCATGAACAAGGGAGTGATGAAATGAGGATTCCCTTGGCCGATTTAAAGACCCAGTATTTCAGCATTAAGCCGGAGATCGATGCGGCCATCCAGTCGGTTATTTCGGATTCCGCCTTCATTCTCGGAAAGCATGTCAACCTGTTTGAAGAGGCGTTCGCGCGTTTTTGCGATGCAAGGTATTGCGTCGGAGTTGGAAACGGAACGGATGCGCTCATGCTGGCCCTCCTGGCCTGCGGGATCGGCCCGGGCGATGAAGTTATTACGGTTTCCCACACGTTCATTGCCACGGCGGAGGCCGTTACCCGGACAGGGGCGAAGGTCGTATTCGTGGATATCGACGACAATTACTGTATGGACTCCGCCCTGATCGAAAAGGCGATCACGGATCGCACGAAGGCCATCATTCCCGTCCATCTCTACGGCCGCCCGGCCGACTTGGATCCGATCTTGGAAATCGCGCGTCGGCGCAACCTCAAGGTGATTGAGGACGCGGCGCAGGCCCATGGCGCCACGTACAAAGGCCGAAAAGCGGGCGCGTTGGGCGACGCGGGGTGCTTCAGCTTCTACCCCGGGAAGAACCTCGGAGCCTACGGAGATGCGGGCGCCGTGGTTACAAACAACCGGGAGATTTACCGGAAGATTGCGGAACTCCGGGATCATGGAAGATCCGAAAAATATATCCACGCCGTGGAAGGCTACAATTCCAGGCTTGACGGACTTCAGGCCGCGATTTTAAATGTTAAGTTAAGGCATCTTGAACGATGGACGGAAGCCAGGCGCGGCGCGGCCCGAGCATACACTCTTGGTTTATCGACGATTAAGAATGTTTCCATTCCATCGGAACGCGAGAATACCTCTCATGTGTATCATCTCTATGTGATCCGGACCGGCTTGAGGGACAAGCTGCAGACGCACCTTAAGGACAACGGGATCCAGACCGGCATCCATTATCCCGTCCCCTTGCACGAGCAGCCGGCCTATCGTTCTCTCGATTATCGCCCCGACTCGCTTCCCATGACACATGACGCGGCGAGAGAAATCCTCTCTCTGCCGATATCCGCGGAGATAACGGAAGATCAAATCGAATACGTCTGCGGCAAGATCAGGGATTTCTACAATAACAAGCCGGAATGAAAGTATTAATCCTTACAAAATGCAAACGGCCCTTTTTACGAGGAACGATCGGAGGCGTCGAGGATTATATACAAAATGACCACGCGTTCGAGGGATGGTGGAGCGGTTTTAGGAATCACGGCCTCCAAACGCTTCTGGATGGACGGAGCCGCTTTTTTATTCCCCTGTCCGTAGCTTATCGGTTCCCAAAGCTGTATTTCTGGCTTTCCGGTCTCTTGTTCGTGACGGGACTTTCTCTCGTGGACCGGTATTGCCTGTCTCGATCGATTGAAAACAGGGTCTCGAACGAGAACATCGATCTCATTTTCACGGAGATCAACGATTTTCTTTCCATGGCATCGATTGATCGCATGAAAAAGAAAGGGGTCGTCGTCACAGAATGGTTCGGCGTTTTTCCGGACATGGTTCCGAAGAGAATCCTCCGGACCTTGGACCATTATTCCCACATTTGGTGTCCCGGAGATATCGTCGATGAATTCCGGAAACGCGGGGTAGAAAATCCGAATATCCATTACATCGAAACGTCATTCAACGAAAAATTCTTCCACCATGAATTTGAAAAGAAGTACGCTTACGACGTCTGTTTTGTCGGCGGAATCGGCAAGCCGCATTCGGGGCGCATCCCGATTCTTGAGAAGGTTGCGGAACGGTTCGAACGCTTCGCGTTTTACGGGTACGGCATCGAACAGGCCGGACGAAGTTCGGCATTGAGGAAACGATTCAAGGGCTGGGCCGATCATCACACGATGAGAAAGCTCTTCTCCAGCAGCAAGATCGCGCTGAATCTCACCCTGGATGGGTACGACAGAGTGAAAAAGGGGGTCAACGCCAGATGCTTTGAGATTCCCGCCTGCGGAGGAGCCCTACAGCTGTCCGCGTTTCACAGGAACATGAAAGACTATTTCAATGACGACGAAATCGCCTATTTTCATGATCCCGACGACCTTATTTCAAAAATTAACTATTATCTGAGCCGTGAGGGGGAACGTGTTGCGGTTGTCGAGAAGGCGCTCCAAAAAGCGAAGACGTACTCCTATTCCAACAAGGTTCCCGCGCTGATGAACATTATACAAAACGGCGGCAAACATCGCTCCGTGGCGTGATCCGATCGTCTCGGATCGCTGGGAAGGGTTTCGACTTTCATATGGACGCTTCGGATCTCGTTTTTATACTCAACAAACTGCTGGGGCATAAGCTTGTGCGCCCCTTGCTTGAGAACCGCTGGAGAACATCGCTTCGCGGAGAACTTCGAATCGGGGAACACACCGTACTGAACGGCGCAAAGCTCCTCGTCCGCGTACCGGTCAAGTGCTCATTGTTTGTGGGCCAATTCAGTCATCTTTCCTGCTCGCTGATCTTTGAAAAGGACGATGCCCGCATCCATATCGGATCACGAACCCACGTGGGCGGGGGCACGATTATCGACGCCGCCACATCGATCCAAATCGGCGATGATGTTTTGGTCGGGTTCAATGTGTTGATCGCCGACCACGACTCACATTCATTGAAATTCGAAGAGCGAAAAAATGATGTCCGGGATTGGATTCGCGGAATGAAAGACTGGACCCATGTCAAACGATCCCCGGTCCGCATTGAGGATAAGGCTTGGGTGGGCGCTCACTCGATCATATTAAAAGGCGTGGCCGTGGGAGAAGGGGCCGTTGTGGGGGCGGGGAGTGTCGTAACGAATGATGTTCCACCCTACACGATCGTTGCAGGAAACCCCGCCAAGAAGATAGGAGAAGTCCCCGTTGAAGACCGCTAACACCATGACCTGGGAGGAGGCGGTTCTATGGCTGAAACAACAGCCGGATCAAGTCGACCTTGTTCGGGCCTGTTTTTACGATGATCCCTTGCTGGAAGCGGCGGAGCGTTATTATCACTGTTCCGAATGGAAGGCGGTTCGGGAAGTCCTTCCACGCCCGCCCGGCAAGGCCCTGGACCTCGGAGCGGGCAGAGGGATATCTTCCTATGCGCTGACGAAAGAAGGCTGGATCACCACGGCGCTTGAACCCGACCCCAGCCCGACCGTGGGAACCGAAGCGATCCGGGCCCTGTTCCAAGAAGCGGGGCTCATGATCGAGATCAAAGAAGATAGGGGGGAGAAACTTCCCTGGGGTGATCACACGTTTGATCTCGTCCTCGGCCGGCAGGTGTTGCATCATGCCGCCGACC harbors:
- a CDS encoding methyltransferase domain-containing protein yields the protein MESDLDRIYLDYTEETGFERVLIDYKFQEIAKHVQGRRALDLGCGIGLLTERLGEVFHDVIGVDGSQKKIHAAMTKNPSKNVKYVCSLFDDFIPQGHFDTITAANVLEHVDDPKQFLGTVAGWLADEGVLIVTVPNATGFHKKLGMKMGLVNDLYALTAEDLKKGHRRIYDTERLREEFRETPLKLKSIDGIFFKPLSHKQMERVDSGLYPLLYGIGRSRPHDCSSLIAVAEK
- a CDS encoding glycosyltransferase, with product MKVLILTKCKRPFLRGTIGGVEDYIQNDHAFEGWWSGFRNHGLQTLLDGRSRFFIPLSVAYRFPKLYFWLSGLLFVTGLSLVDRYCLSRSIENRVSNENIDLIFTEINDFLSMASIDRMKKKGVVVTEWFGVFPDMVPKRILRTLDHYSHIWCPGDIVDEFRKRGVENPNIHYIETSFNEKFFHHEFEKKYAYDVCFVGGIGKPHSGRIPILEKVAERFERFAFYGYGIEQAGRSSALRKRFKGWADHHTMRKLFSSSKIALNLTLDGYDRVKKGVNARCFEIPACGGALQLSAFHRNMKDYFNDDEIAYFHDPDDLISKINYYLSREGERVAVVEKALQKAKTYSYSNKVPALMNIIQNGGKHRSVA
- a CDS encoding class I SAM-dependent methyltransferase, with the translated sequence MKTANTMTWEEAVLWLKQQPDQVDLVRACFYDDPLLEAAERYYHCSEWKAVREVLPRPPGKALDLGAGRGISSYALTKEGWITTALEPDPSPTVGTEAIRALFQEAGLMIEIKEDRGEKLPWGDHTFDLVLGRQVLHHAADLQRLCREVARVLKPGGIFIATREHVISKRADLEDFLKAHPLHRLYGGENAYLLKEYLGSITTAGLEIQKTLNPFQSNINLFPETLDDFKKRLAKKIKFPWPHLIPRTLLTLLGSQFRLPGRLYTFVARKRDAE
- a CDS encoding DegT/DnrJ/EryC1/StrS family aminotransferase produces the protein MRIPLADLKTQYFSIKPEIDAAIQSVISDSAFILGKHVNLFEEAFARFCDARYCVGVGNGTDALMLALLACGIGPGDEVITVSHTFIATAEAVTRTGAKVVFVDIDDNYCMDSALIEKAITDRTKAIIPVHLYGRPADLDPILEIARRRNLKVIEDAAQAHGATYKGRKAGALGDAGCFSFYPGKNLGAYGDAGAVVTNNREIYRKIAELRDHGRSEKYIHAVEGYNSRLDGLQAAILNVKLRHLERWTEARRGAARAYTLGLSTIKNVSIPSERENTSHVYHLYVIRTGLRDKLQTHLKDNGIQTGIHYPVPLHEQPAYRSLDYRPDSLPMTHDAAREILSLPISAEITEDQIEYVCGKIRDFYNNKPE
- a CDS encoding HAD family hydrolase yields the protein MVIAIDLDGTLLDVKHKYHAVYSCIVKEHGAVPLDLDVFWGMKRNGVPNKKMLSESRCSLDWNIYRERFAERIEAPVYLNLDRLMTGTDEFLEWIAHPAEPVLVTLRKNAKTLSEQLERLRINRYFKKIICDTTEGIEPAWRKKEYLFKTNLEGQNGIVIGDSEADIKAGRSVGFETMALSSGIRAEEMLAPYHPDHLFPDIRSLLSHFMNKGVMK
- a CDS encoding acyltransferase, which encodes MDASDLVFILNKLLGHKLVRPLLENRWRTSLRGELRIGEHTVLNGAKLLVRVPVKCSLFVGQFSHLSCSLIFEKDDARIHIGSRTHVGGGTIIDAATSIQIGDDVLVGFNVLIADHDSHSLKFEERKNDVRDWIRGMKDWTHVKRSPVRIEDKAWVGAHSIILKGVAVGEGAVVGAGSVVTNDVPPYTIVAGNPAKKIGEVPVEDR